One genomic window of Manihot esculenta cultivar AM560-2 chromosome 16, M.esculenta_v8, whole genome shotgun sequence includes the following:
- the LOC122722133 gene encoding putative cysteine-rich receptor-like protein kinase 35 — translation MTPTEISVNDPLVSPTEISVGDPLVSPSEISVNDTNGNFPRASRGSSKVKFATEEANLTPTQKIYALMQCTPDISERNCSYCLRETVGYYRSCCYGKQGGYVNKPSCIFRWELYPFYNSIADAPTLSPSPPPPPPLSIFPPPANNTTTKDNGATAARTVVIITVPTSFFAALVGLACSFFYYRSCKKKTESKLSSLFYVINLGLCLI, via the exons ATGacaccaacggaaatttccgttaaTGATCCGTTGGtgtcaccaacggaaatttccgttggtgatccgttaGTGTCACCATCGGAAATTTCCGTTAATGacaccaacggaaatttcc CAAGAGCTTCCAGGGGATCTTCTAAGGTTAAATTTGCTACTGAAGAAGCAAATTTAACACCCACTCAGAAAATATACGCATTGATGCAGTGCACTCCTGATATTTCCGAGCGTAATTGCAGCTATTGCCTACGAGAGACTGTGGGATATTATCGATCTTGTTGCTATGGGAAACAAGGAGGTTATGTTAATAAACCTAGCTGTATTTTCCGATGGGAATTGTATCCATTTTATAATTCTATTGCTGATGCTCCAACTCTTTCACCTTCGCCGCCGCCTCCTCCGCCACTCAGTATTTTTCCTCCACCAGCCAATAACACCACCACCAAAG ATAACGGAGCTACAGCAGCTCGAACTGTTGTAATCATCACTGTTCCTACAAGTTTCTTCGCAGCACTTGTTGGCCTCGCTTGCAGCTTTTTCTATTATAGGAGCTGTAAGAAAAAGACCGAAAGTAAGTTATCATCGTTGTTCTATGTAATTAACCTTGGTCTCTGTTTGATTTGA